Proteins encoded in a region of the Mesoflavibacter profundi genome:
- a CDS encoding DoxX family protein: protein MIYPWHLYAMACMYILAGIMHFIKPKMYMRIMPKYIPNHKLMVLLSGVAEIILGATLCFPSTKNAAIYGIILMLLVFFTVHFYMLSNEKASAGLPKWVLILRIPLQFFLMYWAYYYLQF from the coding sequence ATGATTTATCCTTGGCATCTTTACGCTATGGCGTGTATGTATATTTTGGCTGGAATTATGCATTTTATAAAACCAAAAATGTACATGCGTATTATGCCCAAATATATTCCTAATCACAAATTAATGGTATTACTTAGCGGTGTTGCCGAAATTATTCTTGGTGCTACGCTATGCTTTCCGTCTACAAAAAACGCAGCTATTTACGGTATTATTTTAATGCTTCTTGTGTTTTTCACGGTTCACTTTTATATGCTTTCTAATGAAAAAGCTAGTGCAGGTTTGCCAAAATGGGTATTAATTTTACGCATTCCGTTACAATTCTTTTTAATGTATTGGGCTTATTATTATCTACAATTTTAA
- a CDS encoding alpha-ketoglutarate-dependent dioxygenase AlkB family protein: MLFSEDISLDLPDSDIKYYPNFFNKEDADAYFNSLLKHINWQQDDITVFGKTYKQPRLTALFGNNSKPYRYSNITMYPENFSEELQQIKDKVETKVSSKFTTCLANLYRNGNDSNGWHADNEKELGQNPIIASVSFGAERYFHLKHKNDKFLKQKLLLQHGSLLLMQGETQHFWLHQIAKTKKEIGQRINLTFRIIK, translated from the coding sequence ATGCTTTTTTCTGAAGATATATCATTAGACTTACCCGATTCCGACATAAAATATTACCCTAACTTTTTTAATAAAGAAGATGCAGACGCCTATTTTAATTCGCTTTTAAAACATATAAATTGGCAACAAGATGATATAACTGTGTTTGGAAAAACCTATAAACAACCAAGATTAACAGCGCTTTTTGGTAATAATAGCAAACCTTACAGGTATTCAAACATTACTATGTATCCTGAAAATTTTTCGGAAGAATTACAGCAAATAAAAGATAAAGTTGAAACTAAAGTAAGCTCAAAATTTACTACTTGCTTAGCTAATTTATACCGAAACGGAAACGATAGTAATGGTTGGCATGCCGATAATGAAAAAGAATTAGGTCAAAACCCAATAATTGCTTCAGTAAGTTTTGGTGCAGAACGATATTTTCATTTAAAACATAAAAATGATAAATTTCTAAAACAGAAACTATTATTACAACACGGTAGCTTATTGTTAATGCAAGGCGAAACACAACATTTTTGGTTACATCAAATTGCAAAAACAAAAAAAGAAATCGGACAAAGAATAAATCTAACCTTTAGAATAATTAAGTAG
- a CDS encoding alpha/beta hydrolase → MKKLLIVLFTLLSSLSHAQDKINYTSEELSINKHIDGTLLLPKDVKKPNLAIIIAGSGPTDRDGNQNFLKNNSLKKLAINLSNNNIATYRYDKRIVKQLKSNTLDKDIMFDHFVDDAKSVLDFFKKSNNYNKIYIIGHSQGSLVGMLAAKENADGFISLAGAGQPIDQVIIEQVNKTAPNFTEDTKRVFGILKSGKTTTDYPIALASIFNIEIQKFMINWMSYNPTEILKILKIPILIVNGTKDLQVSEAEANLLKAANSKASIEIIDNMNHVLVDIEGDDLENSKSYAETQRPLSPKLIHILVEFINK, encoded by the coding sequence ATGAAAAAATTACTTATTGTACTATTTACGCTTTTATCCAGTCTTAGTCATGCTCAAGACAAAATTAATTACACAAGTGAAGAGCTGTCTATTAACAAACATATTGATGGGACATTATTACTTCCTAAAGATGTAAAAAAACCTAATCTAGCGATTATTATTGCTGGCTCTGGTCCTACTGACAGAGATGGAAATCAAAATTTTTTAAAGAATAATAGCTTAAAAAAGTTAGCAATAAATCTTAGCAATAATAATATCGCAACATATAGATATGATAAAAGAATTGTAAAGCAATTAAAATCTAATACGCTTGATAAAGATATTATGTTTGATCACTTTGTAGATGATGCTAAATCAGTATTAGACTTCTTTAAAAAATCTAATAATTATAATAAAATTTATATAATTGGTCATAGCCAAGGTAGCTTAGTTGGTATGCTTGCTGCAAAAGAAAATGCAGATGGATTTATATCTTTAGCTGGTGCTGGACAACCAATAGATCAAGTTATAATAGAACAAGTTAATAAAACGGCTCCAAATTTTACCGAAGATACAAAACGTGTCTTTGGTATTTTAAAGTCTGGTAAAACAACTACAGATTACCCAATTGCTTTAGCTTCTATTTTTAATATCGAAATTCAAAAGTTTATGATTAATTGGATGAGTTATAATCCAACCGAAATTTTAAAAATACTTAAAATCCCAATATTAATTGTTAATGGTACTAAGGATTTACAAGTAAGTGAAGCAGAAGCAAATTTGCTTAAAGCTGCCAACAGTAAAGCTTCAATAGAAATTATAGACAACATGAACCATGTACTTGTAGATATTGAAGGAGATGATTTAGAGAATTCTAAATCGTATGCCGAAACCCAACGTCCTTTATCTCCTAAATTGATTCATATCTTAGTAGAGTTTATAAATAAATAA
- a CDS encoding DUF819 family protein, with the protein MNEPLFTNDTIVFGILMLALGAIFYTESLKGGFWEKFYKIVPGLFMAYMLPAVLTTIGLIAPEWETTNTNTGEITKHSTSLYYVASRYLLPAALVLMTLSIDLKGVFNLGWKALIMFFTGTIGIVIGGPIAILIISMFSPETVGGVGPDAVWRGLSTLAGSWIGGGANQTAMLEIYGYNQKLYGGMVFVDIVVANIWMAILLIGIGKRNKINKWLKADTSSIESLKDKMSNFTESVKRNPTLTDLMLMAAIAFGTVSIAHLFANILAPFFKEIVTGIENQTLKNVFTFLDSSFFWMISISTIIAILLSFTKARNYEGAGASKFGSVFIYILVASIGMKMDLTLIFDNVGLIAIGVVWMSIHALLLIGVAKVIKAPYFFLAVGSQANVGGAASAPIVASAFHPSLATVGVLLAVFGYAVGTIAAIGCTILMQLASS; encoded by the coding sequence ATGAACGAACCATTATTTACAAACGACACCATTGTTTTTGGAATATTAATGTTAGCACTTGGTGCTATTTTTTATACTGAGTCTTTAAAAGGTGGCTTTTGGGAAAAATTTTATAAAATAGTTCCTGGACTATTTATGGCTTACATGTTACCAGCTGTTTTAACTACAATTGGTTTAATTGCTCCAGAATGGGAAACTACAAACACTAACACAGGTGAAATAACAAAACACAGCACAAGTCTATATTATGTTGCAAGTAGATACCTTTTACCAGCTGCTTTAGTTTTAATGACATTAAGTATTGACTTAAAAGGTGTTTTTAATTTAGGTTGGAAAGCTCTAATCATGTTTTTTACAGGAACAATAGGTATTGTAATTGGAGGACCAATCGCTATTTTAATAATCTCTATGTTTTCACCAGAAACAGTTGGCGGCGTTGGTCCAGATGCTGTTTGGAGAGGCTTATCTACTCTTGCAGGAAGTTGGATTGGTGGCGGCGCTAACCAAACTGCTATGTTAGAAATTTATGGTTATAACCAAAAACTTTATGGAGGAATGGTATTTGTAGATATTGTAGTTGCAAATATTTGGATGGCTATTTTACTAATTGGAATAGGTAAAAGAAACAAAATAAATAAATGGCTAAAAGCAGATACATCTTCTATTGAATCTTTAAAAGATAAAATGTCGAATTTTACTGAAAGTGTAAAACGTAATCCAACTTTAACAGATTTAATGCTTATGGCGGCAATAGCTTTTGGAACAGTTAGTATTGCGCATTTATTTGCAAATATTTTAGCGCCATTTTTTAAAGAAATTGTTACCGGAATAGAAAATCAAACCCTAAAAAATGTATTTACATTTTTGGATAGTTCATTCTTTTGGATGATAAGTATTTCAACTATAATTGCCATATTACTTTCTTTTACTAAAGCTAGAAATTACGAAGGTGCAGGAGCTAGTAAATTTGGAAGTGTTTTTATTTACATACTTGTTGCAAGTATTGGAATGAAAATGGATTTAACCTTAATCTTTGATAACGTTGGTTTAATAGCTATAGGAGTAGTTTGGATGAGTATTCATGCTTTACTTTTAATAGGTGTAGCAAAAGTGATAAAAGCACCTTATTTTTTCCTTGCTGTTGGTAGTCAGGCAAATGTTGGTGGCGCAGCATCGGCACCAATTGTAGCGTCTGCTTTTCATCCTTCTTTAGCTACTGTAGGTGTTTTATTAGCTGTGTTTGGTTATGCAGTAGGAACAATTGCAGCTATAGGTTGTACCATATTAATGCAATTGGCATCTAGTTAG
- a CDS encoding DUF4369 domain-containing protein codes for MKKILVLFILSIILACSNEGQKLTVEATVKGLKKGTVYLKKVVDTTLVTVDSVTVNGDSNFTLQADIEEPEVFHLYLDKNSKEEDRISFFGDKGVTKIDTKLENFNFYAKIEGSKQEALYQEYLEMMNKLNNKNLDVFKENFDAIQQKDSATIKRTEKALKGFTKRKYLYTVNFALNNKDSEVAPYIALSEIYDANINLLDTINKVLTPEIKASKYGKKLEEFIAERKAEETN; via the coding sequence ATGAAAAAAATATTAGTATTATTTATACTTTCAATCATACTTGCGTGTAGTAACGAAGGTCAAAAACTTACAGTTGAAGCAACAGTAAAAGGATTAAAAAAAGGAACTGTTTATTTAAAAAAAGTTGTAGATACGACTTTAGTTACAGTAGATTCTGTAACTGTAAATGGTGATTCTAATTTTACACTGCAAGCAGATATTGAAGAACCTGAAGTGTTTCATCTATATTTAGATAAAAACTCTAAAGAAGAAGACCGAATTTCTTTTTTTGGTGACAAAGGTGTAACTAAGATAGATACTAAATTAGAAAATTTTAATTTTTATGCTAAAATTGAAGGATCTAAACAAGAAGCTTTATACCAAGAGTATTTAGAGATGATGAATAAACTAAATAATAAAAACTTGGATGTTTTTAAAGAGAATTTTGATGCTATTCAGCAAAAAGATAGCGCTACAATAAAAAGAACAGAAAAAGCATTAAAAGGATTTACAAAAAGAAAATATCTTTATACAGTAAATTTTGCACTAAATAATAAAGATAGCGAAGTCGCTCCTTATATTGCTTTATCTGAAATTTACGACGCTAATATTAATCTTTTAGATACTATTAATAAGGTTTTAACTCCAGAGATTAAAGCATCTAAATATGGTAAAAAGCTTGAAGAGTTTATTGCCGAAAGAAAAGCAGAAGAGACTAATTAA
- a CDS encoding 6-pyruvoyl trahydropterin synthase family protein — protein sequence MKVTVSRKAHFNAAHRLYRKDWDNEKNAQIFGKCNNPSYHGHNYELIAHVTGDIDPETGYVIDMKILKDIIKEEVEDAFDHKNLNVDVPEFKNLNPTAENIVVVIYNKIKAKLDSKFDLKITLYETPRNFVTYPSL from the coding sequence ATGAAAGTTACAGTAAGTCGTAAGGCACATTTTAATGCAGCACACAGATTATATAGAAAAGATTGGGATAATGAAAAAAACGCGCAGATATTCGGTAAATGTAACAATCCAAGTTATCATGGACATAACTACGAGTTAATAGCACATGTAACAGGAGACATAGATCCAGAAACAGGTTACGTAATAGATATGAAAATATTAAAAGATATAATAAAGGAAGAAGTAGAAGATGCTTTTGACCATAAAAATCTTAATGTAGATGTACCAGAATTTAAAAACTTAAACCCAACTGCAGAAAATATTGTTGTCGTTATCTACAATAAAATAAAAGCAAAATTAGATTCAAAGTTCGATTTAAAAATAACACTTTACGAAACACCAAGAAATTTTGTAACCTATCCATCTCTATAG
- the idi gene encoding isopentenyl-diphosphate Delta-isomerase, with the protein MKEEEKVILVNENDEQIGLMPKMEAHEKALLHRAFSVFVFNSKNELMLQQRALSKYHSPGLWTNTCCSHQREGETNLEAGKRRLMEEMGFVTELEEKTSFIYKAPFDNGLTEHEFDHIMVGYYDQLPNINPEEVEAWKWMKLDAVKEDMKLNPDQYTAWFKIIFDKFYEFIKH; encoded by the coding sequence ATGAAAGAAGAAGAAAAAGTAATTTTAGTAAACGAAAACGATGAACAAATAGGTTTAATGCCCAAAATGGAAGCACATGAAAAAGCATTGCTTCATAGAGCATTTTCAGTATTTGTATTTAATAGTAAAAACGAATTAATGCTACAACAAAGAGCATTATCAAAATACCATTCGCCAGGACTTTGGACCAATACATGTTGTAGTCATCAAAGAGAAGGAGAAACTAATTTAGAAGCAGGAAAACGACGTTTAATGGAAGAAATGGGTTTTGTAACAGAACTTGAAGAAAAAACATCGTTTATTTACAAAGCGCCATTTGATAATGGATTAACAGAACACGAATTTGATCATATAATGGTTGGATATTACGATCAATTACCAAATATAAATCCTGAAGAAGTCGAAGCTTGGAAATGGATGAAACTAGACGCTGTAAAAGAAGACATGAAGTTAAATCCAGACCAATATACAGCATGGTTTAAAATAATTTTTGATAAATTTTACGAATTTATAAAACATTAA